In Phycisphaerae bacterium, one genomic interval encodes:
- the hypB gene encoding hydrogenase nickel incorporation protein HypB → MKQIHVIESVLKAAETAAGENRRLLDQAGLLAINLMSAPGSGKTTLLENTIPALGPDCPCAVLVGDLQTTRDAERLGPLAVETVQINTGKGCHLTPGQVAEGLRRLDLSRFAFLFIENVGNMVCPAAFDLGEHLRVVLLSIPEGDDKVAKYPTLFQKADVVLLTKVDLLDILDFDVSRVRQDLSRLNTRAPFFEISSKRGDGMDRWLAWLNDRRQARSKASR, encoded by the coding sequence ATGAAGCAGATCCACGTGATTGAGAGCGTCCTTAAGGCCGCCGAAACGGCGGCCGGCGAGAATCGCCGTCTTCTTGATCAGGCCGGCTTGTTGGCGATCAATCTCATGAGCGCCCCCGGCAGCGGCAAGACCACCTTGCTCGAAAACACCATTCCGGCCTTGGGCCCCGACTGCCCGTGTGCCGTGCTGGTAGGCGATCTTCAGACCACGCGCGATGCCGAGCGGCTCGGCCCTCTCGCCGTTGAAACCGTCCAGATCAATACCGGCAAAGGCTGCCACCTCACGCCCGGCCAAGTGGCCGAGGGGTTGCGCCGCCTCGACCTGTCCCGGTTCGCGTTCCTGTTTATCGAAAACGTCGGCAACATGGTTTGCCCGGCCGCGTTCGATTTGGGCGAACACCTGCGCGTCGTGCTCCTCAGCATCCCCGAGGGCGACGACAAGGTCGCCAAGTACCCCACGCTCTTTCAGAAGGCCGACGTCGTGCTCCTGACCAAGGTGGATTTGCTCGACATCCTCGATTTTGACGTCTCAAGAGTTCGCCAGGATCTGTCGCGGCTGAATACCCGAGCCCCGTTCTTTGAAATATCAAGCAAGCGCGGCGACGGCATGGACCGCTGGTTGGCATGGCTCAACGACCGGCGACAGGCACGATCGAAAGCAAGTCGATAG
- a CDS encoding hydrogenase maturation nickel metallochaperone HypA, producing MAIASEIVDCLLDIAGRYKAARIGEVEVEIGRMRQVVPEALEMAFSAAVVGTVAEGATLKLREIDVSAVCNDCGAAYSPDIDVSFMCPSCGHANPRITAGDDIVLRNITCDVDEEYRYEADPRD from the coding sequence ATGGCCATTGCTTCCGAAATCGTTGATTGCCTGCTCGACATCGCAGGGCGCTACAAGGCCGCGCGCATCGGCGAAGTCGAGGTCGAGATTGGCCGCATGCGCCAGGTCGTCCCTGAGGCTCTCGAAATGGCCTTCAGCGCCGCCGTCGTGGGGACCGTGGCCGAAGGGGCGACCTTAAAGCTCCGGGAAATCGACGTTTCGGCAGTGTGCAATGATTGCGGCGCCGCGTACAGCCCGGACATCGATGTCAGCTTCATGTGTCCTTCCTGCGGCCATGCCAACCCCCGCATTACGGCCGGTGATGACATCGTCCTTCGCAACATCACTTGCGACGTGGACGAGGAGTATCGATATGAAGCAGATCCACGTGATTGA
- the hypE gene encoding hydrogenase expression/formation protein HypE, whose product MTRNEPSGEEQIVLAHGGGGELTRRLIQERFLSRLSNPLLEPLTDSAILSVSGRVAFTTDAFVVQPLEFPGGDIGRLAVCGTVNDLAVAGAIPRALSLAMVMEEGLELALLDRVIRSIAQAASEAGVVIATGDTKVIERHGGDGLIITTAGVGDVREDARLGPDRLVPGDAVVVTGPIAEHGLAIMSVREGLGFDTQLTSDVAPLAGLVDAMFSSGADIKFLRDPTRGGMAGVLADLAEESGLTVEVIEESIPITPVARHTAELLGLDPLTVANEGKVVALVAGEDAGRLLQACRNHPLGRQAAVIGRIVRRDPPLVELVTPAGGRRIIQRPYGEDLPRIC is encoded by the coding sequence ATGACTCGGAATGAGCCATCAGGAGAGGAGCAAATCGTCCTGGCCCACGGCGGGGGCGGCGAGCTGACGCGGCGACTGATCCAGGAGCGTTTCCTGTCCCGCCTGTCCAATCCTTTGCTGGAACCGCTGACCGATAGCGCCATACTCTCGGTTTCCGGCCGGGTCGCCTTTACCACCGATGCCTTTGTGGTTCAGCCGCTGGAGTTCCCCGGCGGAGACATCGGTCGCCTGGCAGTCTGCGGGACGGTCAATGATCTGGCCGTGGCCGGAGCGATACCCAGAGCCTTGAGCCTCGCCATGGTTATGGAGGAGGGCCTTGAACTGGCCCTGCTGGATCGTGTGATACGATCGATTGCCCAGGCCGCGTCCGAAGCCGGCGTTGTAATCGCCACCGGCGATACAAAAGTGATCGAGCGACACGGCGGCGACGGATTGATCATTACCACCGCGGGAGTCGGCGATGTGCGAGAAGATGCCCGTCTTGGCCCTGACCGGTTGGTGCCGGGTGATGCCGTGGTCGTGACGGGCCCCATCGCCGAGCACGGCTTGGCGATCATGTCGGTTCGTGAGGGGCTCGGCTTCGACACGCAACTGACCAGCGATGTGGCGCCCCTCGCCGGCCTCGTCGATGCCATGTTTAGTAGCGGGGCGGATATCAAGTTCCTGCGCGATCCGACGCGAGGCGGCATGGCAGGGGTGCTGGCCGATCTGGCTGAGGAATCCGGCCTCACCGTCGAGGTGATCGAAGAGTCCATCCCCATTACGCCCGTCGCACGCCACACCGCCGAATTGCTCGGCCTGGACCCGCTGACGGTCGCCAACGAAGGCAAGGTCGTGGCTCTCGTCGCGGGAGAAGACGCGGGCCGGTTGCTGCAAGCGTGCCGCAATCATCCGCTGGGCCGTCAGGCGGCGGTCATAGGCCGGATCGTTCGGCGCGATCCGCCGTTGGTCGAACTCGTCACCCCCGCAGGGGGACGAAGAATCATTCAACGGCCCTACGGAGAGGATCTGCCGCGGATCTGCTGA
- the hypD gene encoding hydrogenase formation protein HypD — translation MSHLSIEEMKERIADVARGLRPIQLMEICGTHTVALFRTGVKSLLPPTIRMVSGPGCPVCVTSQGYIDAACEAAIRPEVTICTYGDMVRVPGRTGSLEKQRARGAQVVVVYSARDAVKYAADHPDRQVLFLAVGFETTAPITAAAVLDAQNRDLRNFFILSGHKLVIPAMVALLSAGDVPIDGFLCPGHVTVVIGSAAYRPVVEQFGKPCVVAGFEAGQMLLGLLRLLEQIAFGESRVENVYGVAATEQGNLAARECIDRIFEPADTVWRAMGTIPKSGLELRPAFRRFDAVAGLGLTIGEDYEPPGCRCGQVIQGRLLPTDCSLFGKACMPTTPVGPCMVSSEGTCAAWYKYGGARFAER, via the coding sequence ATGTCGCACCTGAGCATTGAAGAAATGAAGGAACGGATCGCCGACGTTGCTCGAGGATTGCGGCCGATTCAACTCATGGAGATCTGCGGCACCCACACAGTGGCTCTCTTCAGGACCGGCGTCAAATCGCTCCTTCCCCCGACAATCCGCATGGTCAGCGGCCCGGGTTGCCCGGTTTGCGTGACCTCCCAGGGATACATCGATGCCGCGTGCGAAGCGGCCATCCGCCCTGAGGTCACAATTTGCACCTACGGCGACATGGTGCGCGTCCCGGGCAGGACCGGCAGCCTCGAAAAACAGCGGGCTCGCGGTGCTCAGGTGGTGGTCGTGTATTCCGCTCGTGATGCAGTCAAGTATGCCGCTGATCATCCCGATCGTCAGGTGCTCTTCCTGGCCGTCGGTTTCGAGACGACCGCCCCGATCACGGCCGCCGCAGTGCTCGACGCCCAGAACCGCGACCTTCGCAACTTCTTCATCCTGTCCGGTCACAAGCTGGTCATCCCGGCCATGGTCGCACTGCTCTCGGCGGGTGACGTGCCGATCGACGGCTTTCTCTGCCCCGGCCATGTAACGGTTGTGATCGGTTCGGCGGCTTATCGGCCGGTGGTCGAGCAGTTCGGCAAACCCTGCGTGGTCGCCGGCTTCGAGGCTGGACAGATGCTCCTGGGCTTGTTGCGTCTGCTCGAGCAGATAGCCTTCGGGGAGTCGAGAGTCGAGAATGTCTACGGCGTTGCCGCGACCGAACAGGGTAACCTGGCCGCCCGCGAATGTATCGATAGGATCTTTGAGCCCGCCGATACCGTCTGGCGGGCCATGGGCACGATTCCCAAAAGCGGCCTTGAGCTTCGCCCCGCATTCAGGCGGTTTGATGCTGTTGCCGGGTTAGGCCTGACCATCGGTGAGGATTATGAGCCGCCCGGTTGCCGATGCGGCCAGGTGATTCAGGGCAGGCTCCTGCCCACCGATTGCAGTCTATTTGGCAAGGCCTGCATGCCGACTACGCCCGTGGGGCCGTGCATGGTCAGTTCTGAAGGCACGTGTGCGGCTTGGTACAAATATGGTGGAGCGCGCTTTGCGGAACGGTGA
- a CDS encoding HypC/HybG/HupF family hydrogenase formation chaperone: MCLAVPGRVLDIRTPESGAPMSTVGTVDFQGTRLEVGLAFTPEAKVGDWVLVHAGYALSVLDEAEAMQTWTYLKAAGLADLPPELSGGQ; this comes from the coding sequence ATGTGTCTAGCCGTGCCTGGCAGAGTGCTGGACATCCGCACGCCCGAATCAGGCGCGCCAATGTCGACCGTCGGCACCGTCGATTTTCAGGGCACGCGCCTGGAGGTCGGTCTCGCCTTCACGCCGGAGGCCAAGGTCGGCGACTGGGTGCTGGTACATGCCGGTTATGCCCTCAGTGTGCTGGATGAGGCCGAAGCTATGCAAACCTGGACGTATCTGAAGGCCGCAGGCCTGGCCGATCTGCCGCCGGAGTTGTCGGGCGGGCAGTAA
- the hypF gene encoding carbamoyltransferase HypF — MASTVAVLKGEQPPAYELLGGAVLGFGGGAAYNTCVRTGSSSDVEQERSRRRLAVQGRVQGVGFRPFVCRLANALRLGGFVGNDTHGAFIEVEGPASAIDEFERRLREELPPLARIAQLTGSPIASVGETTFRIIHSSSAGRQDAEITPDTATCADCLRELFDPADRRYRYPFINCTNCGPRYSIIRAVPYDRPNTTMRRFAMCPLCQAEYDDPANRRFHAQPNACPVCGPRVWLSDGNGREIPGDAVRLGAAMLRDGAIVAIKGIGGFHLACRADQDEPVARLRVRKMREAKPLALMVATIEAASEIAEVDEAAVAEMSSPVRPIVLLPRKPQASISRNVAPGNDCFGIMLPYTPLHHLLMAEGTGPLVMTSANPTDEPLCARNEEAMERLATIADAFLMHDRDIERRVDDSVVKLMTGPHRKLVMVPIRRARGLAPAPIHVPAESPLPVLAVGAELKSAVCVLDGRQAVLSEHLGELENPAAFRNFTATIEQFKKLLRVEPRIVACDMHPDYAATRYAATLGLAVTRVQHHHAHIVSCMAEAGITGRVLGVSCDGTGYGTDGAIWGCEVLACDEAEFQRVGHLRYFKLVGGDQAAKDAWRPAAGLLHETFGQDWIRVAGPFLGRIEEQALKLVARRFASAGRIPWTSSLGRLFDAVAFLLDICDRNQYEAEAAMALEAVARAAAPTGPLAYNVQKPENDGRPAVCDFRPMVKELMARAADGPDAGTLARAFHEACAGMLADVVEYAAARTGIRRAVLSGGCFANRLLLESLTDRLIQRGLTVFSHREVPTGDGGIALGQAVVAAERVRRGLVCV, encoded by the coding sequence GGTTCTGAAAGGAGAACAGCCGCCGGCTTACGAGCTGCTGGGCGGGGCTGTTCTTGGGTTCGGGGGTGGGGCGGCATACAATACTTGCGTGAGGACTGGCTCATCGAGCGATGTCGAGCAGGAGCGGTCGCGCCGGCGGTTGGCCGTCCAGGGGCGTGTGCAGGGAGTCGGCTTCCGGCCCTTCGTCTGTCGACTGGCGAATGCCCTTCGGCTGGGGGGCTTCGTCGGCAACGACACCCATGGGGCGTTTATCGAGGTTGAAGGCCCCGCCTCGGCGATCGACGAGTTCGAACGGCGATTGAGAGAGGAGCTGCCGCCGCTGGCCCGTATCGCACAATTGACCGGCAGTCCGATTGCGTCGGTCGGCGAGACGACATTTCGTATCATCCATAGTTCGAGCGCCGGCCGGCAGGACGCCGAGATCACGCCCGACACGGCCACCTGCGCAGATTGCCTGCGAGAACTGTTCGATCCAGCCGATCGGCGATACCGCTATCCCTTCATTAATTGCACGAACTGCGGCCCCCGGTACTCAATCATCCGGGCGGTGCCGTACGACCGGCCCAACACCACCATGCGGCGGTTCGCCATGTGCCCGCTGTGCCAGGCCGAATACGACGACCCGGCGAATCGGCGGTTTCACGCTCAGCCGAATGCGTGCCCGGTGTGCGGGCCGCGTGTGTGGCTGAGCGACGGGAACGGGCGCGAGATTCCCGGTGACGCCGTCCGGCTGGGCGCCGCGATGCTTCGTGACGGGGCGATTGTTGCGATCAAGGGCATCGGCGGATTTCACCTCGCCTGTCGGGCTGATCAGGATGAACCGGTCGCCCGTCTCCGCGTGAGAAAAATGCGCGAAGCCAAGCCACTGGCGCTGATGGTCGCGACTATTGAGGCAGCAAGCGAGATTGCTGAGGTCGATGAGGCTGCGGTCGCCGAAATGAGCAGCCCGGTACGCCCGATTGTGCTTCTGCCCAGGAAGCCGCAGGCCTCGATCAGCCGTAACGTCGCGCCGGGCAATGACTGTTTCGGTATCATGCTGCCGTATACCCCGCTACACCACTTGCTGATGGCTGAAGGAACAGGACCGCTTGTGATGACCTCGGCCAACCCCACCGATGAGCCTCTGTGCGCCCGAAACGAGGAGGCGATGGAGAGACTCGCGACCATCGCCGACGCCTTTCTGATGCACGATCGCGACATCGAACGCCGCGTCGACGATTCGGTCGTCAAGTTGATGACCGGACCGCATCGCAAGCTGGTGATGGTACCCATCCGCAGGGCTCGCGGCCTGGCCCCGGCGCCCATTCACGTGCCCGCGGAATCGCCTCTTCCCGTGCTCGCTGTGGGGGCCGAATTGAAGTCCGCCGTTTGTGTCCTCGACGGCCGGCAGGCCGTCCTGAGCGAGCACCTTGGCGAATTGGAGAATCCCGCCGCTTTCCGCAATTTCACCGCCACGATCGAGCAATTCAAGAAGCTCCTCCGCGTCGAGCCACGAATCGTCGCCTGTGACATGCACCCGGACTATGCCGCGACCCGATACGCCGCAACCCTGGGACTTGCCGTGACTCGGGTCCAGCATCATCACGCCCATATCGTCAGTTGCATGGCCGAGGCAGGCATCACCGGGCGCGTGCTCGGCGTTTCCTGCGACGGCACCGGCTACGGCACCGACGGTGCCATCTGGGGCTGTGAGGTCTTGGCCTGCGACGAGGCAGAGTTCCAACGCGTCGGCCACTTGCGATACTTCAAGCTGGTGGGCGGCGATCAGGCGGCCAAGGATGCCTGGCGGCCGGCGGCGGGCCTGCTGCACGAAACATTCGGCCAGGACTGGATCCGGGTCGCCGGCCCGTTCCTGGGCAGAATCGAGGAACAAGCCCTGAAGCTCGTCGCTCGGCGCTTCGCCTCTGCCGGCCGGATTCCCTGGACGTCCAGCCTCGGCCGACTCTTCGATGCCGTGGCCTTCCTGCTGGACATCTGTGATCGGAATCAATACGAAGCAGAGGCGGCCATGGCTCTGGAGGCCGTGGCAAGAGCGGCGGCGCCGACAGGCCCACTTGCTTACAACGTCCAGAAGCCGGAGAATGATGGCCGGCCGGCCGTCTGCGACTTCCGGCCGATGGTCAAGGAGCTGATGGCTCGCGCAGCCGATGGCCCGGATGCCGGCACTTTGGCTCGGGCATTTCACGAAGCCTGTGCCGGCATGCTGGCCGATGTTGTTGAGTATGCCGCGGCCCGGACAGGTATACGTCGTGCCGTTCTGAGCGGCGGCTGTTTCGCGAACCGACTGCTGCTGGAATCGCTGACCGACCGGTTGATCCAGCGAGGCCTGACGGTCTTCTCACACCGGGAGGTTCCGACGGGTGACGGTGGTATCGCCCTTGGGCAGGCGGTGGTCGCCGCTGAACGCGTCAGAAGAGGTCTCGTATGTGTCTAG